The following are encoded together in the Diachasmimorpha longicaudata isolate KC_UGA_2023 chromosome 3, iyDiaLong2, whole genome shotgun sequence genome:
- the LOC135160497 gene encoding DNA topoisomerase 2-binding protein 1 isoform X2: MTSQLSQFEGSLNVYFFISKQYASEDDCSEDMWEAFQKCKENEIPPQWIKESEYHKLKPEKTDIFVLETFEGDVFKKLQATKCLILGPKCLLRCFLTNEPIPPGTSPILNTAMRDVVACFSGFSPEAKLAYQQKIEYMGGICIKELRHCVTHLIGDSVMSAKYEKAMEDGIKVYTKDWIFAVWEENLKDFVPGTDRSFDKYQVPVFMNLVVTSTNLPKTKKDELKKLIEQNGGKFMGPLDGQKVKILIAEEYTTISEKIKFAMANGIPCLKPEWVKRSIEVGYALPFNEFLISPSHKNKCSTPEKGSQLSHANLNISTISCIQGDFNPNGLINETMSSTMNSTAQTNVPDPSLQQSTLSIDHISIKEAKKAGPFLDGCNIYLAGFSSIQKDKIHKIMNMGSATRYDDISETLTHVLVGDLAKASGVLKTIQAKGLHPHLLNLQWLEESIKLKRPAPEELFPFDKKDEPNKIALPQSPLSKKNLQMLQKSKRPPVPVFQLEKLPQPPEDEPDLVQQYLQRQSSNPSKSNFPPEKLPLDQNQSKSVNQSAANDSQVPLTQPSTMGAQIFKNLTFSLTSLAEEEDPTLRDNITGLGGKLLSRSFTGFSDFAIVPFNGVSLKTSANDVVTSLFIDDCLDHDTVVDIQYYHKPICIPESVKPLSDCVIVISAYTGMERTYLSKLAAALGARHQDMFARQTNIEKGLYGGTHLICTSASGNKYNAAVKWKRPAVTAEWLRACADKLTLVDETPFLVGETIAPQRKNPLEGGAVPASLAIENRQILTPKRLLNQTPNMETPIINKRLSLNKNNSPNSPFHFATPETPYGQVFQENPTPNTRKAWAKWIDGLPENVEEPQVKKRRLSTPLSELKRQLWSALKKPKNSEDECSDSFEDADERNSVEPQGELPGPAKVVNEESRGELIVPINRELSFNDDTPKNTEIHQELEEMDKMLKATSSSSNEGRFSIHGEEREKISEICNVPATQAESVGWEDPHPHPLKIAMRNSKSTLEAPEEMEESRESEGPGKMLKKFKFMLSGIKDRENYEALIIKLGGEVSTQSVFDDSATHLLCIRPSRNEKMLGSIAGGKWVLHSSYLRDCEVANRFIDEERYEWGNPLNEGVVPPIEADSEKTIAAAAHRWRLALENSRNAAFEGIVAMLIVNKDKYDQFERLIRAGGGTVVHAKPPYDSSPTGRKITHCFITNRPGQPMDWAMLASKGIMCFPPQFLNTLLTTNGSINPRDHVIPEFKKYLALLPK; the protein is encoded by the exons ATGACCAGTCAACTTAGTCAATTTGAAGGCTCactaaatgtttatttttttatatcaaagCAATATGCAAGTGAAGATGATTGTTCGGAGGATATGTGGGAAGCTTTCCAG AAATGTAAAGAGAATGAGATCCCACCTCAGTGGATCAAAGAGAGCGAGTACCATAAATTGAAACCAGAGAAAACAGATATTTTCGTGCTGGAAACATTCGAGGGAGACGTCTTTAAAAAACTTCAAGCAACGAAATGTTT AATACTTGGACCGAAATGTCTCCTTCGTTGTTTTCTAACGAACGAGCCGATTCCCCCAGGCACCAGTCCAATATTAAATACAGCCATGCGAGACGTTGTCGCCTGCTTTTCCGGGTTCAGTCCTGAGGCTAAACTCGCCTATCAGCAGAAAATTGAATACATGGGTGGAATCTGTATCAAAGAATTGCGCCACTGTGTCACCCATCTCATCGGGGATTCTGTCATGTCTGCCAAGTACGAAAAAGCAATGGAAGACGGTATAAAAGTTTACACGAAAGACTGGATCTTCGCAGTATGGGAGGAAAATCTGAAAGATTTTGTACCGGGAACTGACAGGAGCTTCGATAAGTATCAAGTTCCAGTTTTTATGAATCTAGTTGTAACGTCCACAAATCTACCTAAAACCAAAAaagatgagttgaaaaaattaatcgagcAGAATGGAGGAAAGTTCATGGGCCCCCTGGACGGTCAAAAGGTGAAAATTCTTATCGCCGAGGAGTACACAACGATaagtgagaaaataaaatttgctaTGGCAAATGGTATTCCTTGCTTAAAGCCGGAGTGGGTGAAAAGAAGTATAGAAGTGGGCTACGCTCTCCCCTTCAACGAGTTCCTGATCTCTCCATCTCATAAAAACAAGTGCTCAACTCCCGAGAAGGGCTCACAATTGTCGCACgcgaatttaaatatttcaaccaTCAGTTGCATACAAGGTGACTTCAACCCTAACGGTCTCATCAATGAAACCATGTCCAGTACAATGAATTCAACTGCTCAAACGAATGTCCCGGATCCGAGTCTCCAACAGTCGACGTTATCAATAGATCACATAAGTATCAAGGAAGCAAAGAAAGCGGGTCCTTTTTTAGATGGCTGCAATATTTATTTGGCGGGCTTCTCCTCAATTCAAAAAGACAAAATCCACAAAATAATGAACATGGGAAGTGCCACGCGGTACGACGATATTTCGGAGACTCTGACTCACGTGCTTGTGGGAGATCTAGCGAAAGCATCTGGAGTTTTGAAGACGATTCAAGCGAAGGGCCTTCATCCTCACCTGTTGAACCTTCAATGGTTGGAGGAGAGTATTAAACTGAAAAGACCGGCGCCAGaggaattatttccatttgatAAAAAAGATGAACCAAATAAAATTGCACTCCCTCAATCTCCACTATCCAAAAAGAATCTTCAAATGCTCCAAAAATCCAAGCGCCCTCCAGTCCCAGTGTTCCAACTGGAAAAGCTCCCACAACCCCCTGAAGATGAACCAGATCTCGTCCAGCAGTACCTCCAACGTCAAAGTTCAAATCCATCGAAGAGCAATTTTCCCCCCGAAAAATTGCCTCTTGACCAAAATCAATCGAAATCAGTGAATCAATCCGCAGCAAACGACAGCCAAGTGCCTTTGACTCAGCCTTCAACAATGGGAGctcaaatattcaaaaatttaacaTTTTCCCTCACTAGTTTAGCCGAAGAAGAAGATCCCACTCTGAGGGACAACATTACTGGTCTCGGTGGAAAATTGCTGTCTCGCAGTTTCACAGGATTCTCCGATTTTGCTATTGTTCCGTTCAATGGAGTCAGTTTAAAAACATCTGCGAATGATGTTGTTACAAGTTTATTCATTGACGATTGCTTGGATCACGATACAGTGGTCGATATTCAGTATTATCACAAACCAATTTGCATTCCCGAGAGTGTAAAACCACTCTCAGATTGTGTTATTGTGATTTCTGCCTATACAGGAATGGAGCGAACTTATCTCTCTAAACTAGCAGCTGCCCTAGGTGCTCGTCATCAGGACATGTTTGCCCGTCAAACCAACATTGAAAAGGGATTGTACGGTGGAACTCATCTGATTTGCACATCTGCGAGCGGAAATAAGTACAATGCCGCGGTCAAGTGGAAACGGCCAGCGGTAACAGCTGAATGGTTGAGAGCCTGCGCCGACAAATTGACATTAGTTGATGAGACTCCATTTTTAGTCGGTGAGACGATAGCCCCCCAGCGAAAGAATCCACTCGAGGGTGGTGCGGTGCCTGCCTCCTTGGCTATTGAAAATCGACAAATTTTAACACCAAAGAGACTTCTCAATCAGACGCCCAACATGGAGACTCCAATCATCAATAAACGGTTGAGTTTGAATAAGAACAATAGTCCCAATTCACCATTCCACTTTGCAACACCTGAAACTCCTTACGGTCAGGTGTTCCAGGAAAATCCCACACCTAATACGAGGAAGGCTTGGGCAAAGTGGATTGATGGCCTCCCGGAAAATGTCGAAGAGCCGCAGGTAAAAAAACGGAGGCTCAGCACTCCACTATCAGAGCTCAAACGTCAACTGTGGTCAGCTTTGAAAAAACCCAAAAATTCGGAAGACGAATGTAGCGATAGTTTCGAAGACGCCGATGAGCGAAATTCGGTTGAACCACAGGGTGAGCTACCCGGACCAGCGAAGGTGGTTAATGAAGAGTCACGTGGTGAGCTAATTGTTCCAATAAATCGAGAATTATCGTTTAATGACGACACTCCGAAGAACACTGAGATTCACCAGGAATTAGAGGAGATGGATAAAATGCTCAAGGCTACCTCGTCCAGCTCTAATGAGGGAAGATTCTCAATTCACggagaggagagagagaagaTTAGTGAGATTTGTAATGTACCAGCGACACAGGCGGAGAGTGTGGGGTGGGAAGATCCTCATCCTCATCCTCTCAAGATAGCCATGAGGAATTCAAAGAGCACTTTGGAAGCACCGGAAGAAATGGAGGAGAGTCGGGAATCTGAGGGACcaggaaaaatgttgaagaaatttaaatttatgctCTCTGGAATCAAAGACAGGGAAAATTATGAAGCGTTGATTATTAAATTAGGGGGCGAAGTGTCAACTCAGTCAGTATTTGATGATTCTGCGACGCATTTGTTATGCATTCGTCCttcgagaaatgaaaaaatgttgggTAGCATCGCTGGTGGTAAATGGGTACTACATTCATCGTATTTACGGGATTGTGAAGTTGCTAATCGATTTATTGACGAAGAGAGATACGAATGGGGAAATCCCCTTAATGAAGGTGTCGTCCCGCCCATCGAGGCAGACAGTGAAAAGACGATTGCTGCAGCCGCACACCGATGGCGACTGGCgctagaaaattccaggaatgCTGCCTTTGAGGGAATTGTTGCCATGTTGATAGTAAATAAGGATAAGTACGATCAGTTTGAGAGACTTATCAGAGCTGGTGGAGGTACAGTTGTCCACGCAAAACCTCCGTACGATTCGAGTCCAacggggagaaaaattactcacTGCTTTATTACTAATAGACCTGGTCAGCCTATGGACTGGGCTATGTTGGCGAGTAAGGGGATTATGTGCTTCCCACCACAGTTTCTGAATACCTTGCTAACCACAAATGGATCGATTAATCCACGAGATCATGTCATACCGGAATTTAAAAAGTATTTGGCTTTATTACCAAAATAA
- the LOC135160497 gene encoding DNA topoisomerase 2-binding protein 1 isoform X1: MTSQLSQFEGSLNVYFFISKQYASEDDCSEDMWEAFQKCKENEIPPQWIKESEYHKLKPEKTDIFVLETFEGDVFKKLQATKCFRILGPKCLLRCFLTNEPIPPGTSPILNTAMRDVVACFSGFSPEAKLAYQQKIEYMGGICIKELRHCVTHLIGDSVMSAKYEKAMEDGIKVYTKDWIFAVWEENLKDFVPGTDRSFDKYQVPVFMNLVVTSTNLPKTKKDELKKLIEQNGGKFMGPLDGQKVKILIAEEYTTISEKIKFAMANGIPCLKPEWVKRSIEVGYALPFNEFLISPSHKNKCSTPEKGSQLSHANLNISTISCIQGDFNPNGLINETMSSTMNSTAQTNVPDPSLQQSTLSIDHISIKEAKKAGPFLDGCNIYLAGFSSIQKDKIHKIMNMGSATRYDDISETLTHVLVGDLAKASGVLKTIQAKGLHPHLLNLQWLEESIKLKRPAPEELFPFDKKDEPNKIALPQSPLSKKNLQMLQKSKRPPVPVFQLEKLPQPPEDEPDLVQQYLQRQSSNPSKSNFPPEKLPLDQNQSKSVNQSAANDSQVPLTQPSTMGAQIFKNLTFSLTSLAEEEDPTLRDNITGLGGKLLSRSFTGFSDFAIVPFNGVSLKTSANDVVTSLFIDDCLDHDTVVDIQYYHKPICIPESVKPLSDCVIVISAYTGMERTYLSKLAAALGARHQDMFARQTNIEKGLYGGTHLICTSASGNKYNAAVKWKRPAVTAEWLRACADKLTLVDETPFLVGETIAPQRKNPLEGGAVPASLAIENRQILTPKRLLNQTPNMETPIINKRLSLNKNNSPNSPFHFATPETPYGQVFQENPTPNTRKAWAKWIDGLPENVEEPQVKKRRLSTPLSELKRQLWSALKKPKNSEDECSDSFEDADERNSVEPQGELPGPAKVVNEESRGELIVPINRELSFNDDTPKNTEIHQELEEMDKMLKATSSSSNEGRFSIHGEEREKISEICNVPATQAESVGWEDPHPHPLKIAMRNSKSTLEAPEEMEESRESEGPGKMLKKFKFMLSGIKDRENYEALIIKLGGEVSTQSVFDDSATHLLCIRPSRNEKMLGSIAGGKWVLHSSYLRDCEVANRFIDEERYEWGNPLNEGVVPPIEADSEKTIAAAAHRWRLALENSRNAAFEGIVAMLIVNKDKYDQFERLIRAGGGTVVHAKPPYDSSPTGRKITHCFITNRPGQPMDWAMLASKGIMCFPPQFLNTLLTTNGSINPRDHVIPEFKKYLALLPK; this comes from the exons ATGACCAGTCAACTTAGTCAATTTGAAGGCTCactaaatgtttatttttttatatcaaagCAATATGCAAGTGAAGATGATTGTTCGGAGGATATGTGGGAAGCTTTCCAG AAATGTAAAGAGAATGAGATCCCACCTCAGTGGATCAAAGAGAGCGAGTACCATAAATTGAAACCAGAGAAAACAGATATTTTCGTGCTGGAAACATTCGAGGGAGACGTCTTTAAAAAACTTCAAGCAACGAAATGTTT TAGAATACTTGGACCGAAATGTCTCCTTCGTTGTTTTCTAACGAACGAGCCGATTCCCCCAGGCACCAGTCCAATATTAAATACAGCCATGCGAGACGTTGTCGCCTGCTTTTCCGGGTTCAGTCCTGAGGCTAAACTCGCCTATCAGCAGAAAATTGAATACATGGGTGGAATCTGTATCAAAGAATTGCGCCACTGTGTCACCCATCTCATCGGGGATTCTGTCATGTCTGCCAAGTACGAAAAAGCAATGGAAGACGGTATAAAAGTTTACACGAAAGACTGGATCTTCGCAGTATGGGAGGAAAATCTGAAAGATTTTGTACCGGGAACTGACAGGAGCTTCGATAAGTATCAAGTTCCAGTTTTTATGAATCTAGTTGTAACGTCCACAAATCTACCTAAAACCAAAAaagatgagttgaaaaaattaatcgagcAGAATGGAGGAAAGTTCATGGGCCCCCTGGACGGTCAAAAGGTGAAAATTCTTATCGCCGAGGAGTACACAACGATaagtgagaaaataaaatttgctaTGGCAAATGGTATTCCTTGCTTAAAGCCGGAGTGGGTGAAAAGAAGTATAGAAGTGGGCTACGCTCTCCCCTTCAACGAGTTCCTGATCTCTCCATCTCATAAAAACAAGTGCTCAACTCCCGAGAAGGGCTCACAATTGTCGCACgcgaatttaaatatttcaaccaTCAGTTGCATACAAGGTGACTTCAACCCTAACGGTCTCATCAATGAAACCATGTCCAGTACAATGAATTCAACTGCTCAAACGAATGTCCCGGATCCGAGTCTCCAACAGTCGACGTTATCAATAGATCACATAAGTATCAAGGAAGCAAAGAAAGCGGGTCCTTTTTTAGATGGCTGCAATATTTATTTGGCGGGCTTCTCCTCAATTCAAAAAGACAAAATCCACAAAATAATGAACATGGGAAGTGCCACGCGGTACGACGATATTTCGGAGACTCTGACTCACGTGCTTGTGGGAGATCTAGCGAAAGCATCTGGAGTTTTGAAGACGATTCAAGCGAAGGGCCTTCATCCTCACCTGTTGAACCTTCAATGGTTGGAGGAGAGTATTAAACTGAAAAGACCGGCGCCAGaggaattatttccatttgatAAAAAAGATGAACCAAATAAAATTGCACTCCCTCAATCTCCACTATCCAAAAAGAATCTTCAAATGCTCCAAAAATCCAAGCGCCCTCCAGTCCCAGTGTTCCAACTGGAAAAGCTCCCACAACCCCCTGAAGATGAACCAGATCTCGTCCAGCAGTACCTCCAACGTCAAAGTTCAAATCCATCGAAGAGCAATTTTCCCCCCGAAAAATTGCCTCTTGACCAAAATCAATCGAAATCAGTGAATCAATCCGCAGCAAACGACAGCCAAGTGCCTTTGACTCAGCCTTCAACAATGGGAGctcaaatattcaaaaatttaacaTTTTCCCTCACTAGTTTAGCCGAAGAAGAAGATCCCACTCTGAGGGACAACATTACTGGTCTCGGTGGAAAATTGCTGTCTCGCAGTTTCACAGGATTCTCCGATTTTGCTATTGTTCCGTTCAATGGAGTCAGTTTAAAAACATCTGCGAATGATGTTGTTACAAGTTTATTCATTGACGATTGCTTGGATCACGATACAGTGGTCGATATTCAGTATTATCACAAACCAATTTGCATTCCCGAGAGTGTAAAACCACTCTCAGATTGTGTTATTGTGATTTCTGCCTATACAGGAATGGAGCGAACTTATCTCTCTAAACTAGCAGCTGCCCTAGGTGCTCGTCATCAGGACATGTTTGCCCGTCAAACCAACATTGAAAAGGGATTGTACGGTGGAACTCATCTGATTTGCACATCTGCGAGCGGAAATAAGTACAATGCCGCGGTCAAGTGGAAACGGCCAGCGGTAACAGCTGAATGGTTGAGAGCCTGCGCCGACAAATTGACATTAGTTGATGAGACTCCATTTTTAGTCGGTGAGACGATAGCCCCCCAGCGAAAGAATCCACTCGAGGGTGGTGCGGTGCCTGCCTCCTTGGCTATTGAAAATCGACAAATTTTAACACCAAAGAGACTTCTCAATCAGACGCCCAACATGGAGACTCCAATCATCAATAAACGGTTGAGTTTGAATAAGAACAATAGTCCCAATTCACCATTCCACTTTGCAACACCTGAAACTCCTTACGGTCAGGTGTTCCAGGAAAATCCCACACCTAATACGAGGAAGGCTTGGGCAAAGTGGATTGATGGCCTCCCGGAAAATGTCGAAGAGCCGCAGGTAAAAAAACGGAGGCTCAGCACTCCACTATCAGAGCTCAAACGTCAACTGTGGTCAGCTTTGAAAAAACCCAAAAATTCGGAAGACGAATGTAGCGATAGTTTCGAAGACGCCGATGAGCGAAATTCGGTTGAACCACAGGGTGAGCTACCCGGACCAGCGAAGGTGGTTAATGAAGAGTCACGTGGTGAGCTAATTGTTCCAATAAATCGAGAATTATCGTTTAATGACGACACTCCGAAGAACACTGAGATTCACCAGGAATTAGAGGAGATGGATAAAATGCTCAAGGCTACCTCGTCCAGCTCTAATGAGGGAAGATTCTCAATTCACggagaggagagagagaagaTTAGTGAGATTTGTAATGTACCAGCGACACAGGCGGAGAGTGTGGGGTGGGAAGATCCTCATCCTCATCCTCTCAAGATAGCCATGAGGAATTCAAAGAGCACTTTGGAAGCACCGGAAGAAATGGAGGAGAGTCGGGAATCTGAGGGACcaggaaaaatgttgaagaaatttaaatttatgctCTCTGGAATCAAAGACAGGGAAAATTATGAAGCGTTGATTATTAAATTAGGGGGCGAAGTGTCAACTCAGTCAGTATTTGATGATTCTGCGACGCATTTGTTATGCATTCGTCCttcgagaaatgaaaaaatgttgggTAGCATCGCTGGTGGTAAATGGGTACTACATTCATCGTATTTACGGGATTGTGAAGTTGCTAATCGATTTATTGACGAAGAGAGATACGAATGGGGAAATCCCCTTAATGAAGGTGTCGTCCCGCCCATCGAGGCAGACAGTGAAAAGACGATTGCTGCAGCCGCACACCGATGGCGACTGGCgctagaaaattccaggaatgCTGCCTTTGAGGGAATTGTTGCCATGTTGATAGTAAATAAGGATAAGTACGATCAGTTTGAGAGACTTATCAGAGCTGGTGGAGGTACAGTTGTCCACGCAAAACCTCCGTACGATTCGAGTCCAacggggagaaaaattactcacTGCTTTATTACTAATAGACCTGGTCAGCCTATGGACTGGGCTATGTTGGCGAGTAAGGGGATTATGTGCTTCCCACCACAGTTTCTGAATACCTTGCTAACCACAAATGGATCGATTAATCCACGAGATCATGTCATACCGGAATTTAAAAAGTATTTGGCTTTATTACCAAAATAA